From a region of the Synechococcus sp. RS9916 genome:
- a CDS encoding glycosyltransferase family 4 protein: MAHIAWLGKKSPFCGNVTYGLSTTEALRQRGHQTSFIHFDNPGSPGSSNTSLLANDPDVSLPYLVKSQVYTIPSPRAQRELRESLERLQPDLVHASLTLSPLDFRLPDLCQQLGVPLVATFHPAFDAGLRNLTAGTQQLTYQLYAPALARYDRVIVFSEIQADVLARLGVREDRLAVIPNGVDQEQWAPASPSIDALHHGGPSARGLSSAGLSERQKVRQQLGNQRIFLYMGRVSTEKNVEALLKGWKLVNPAGCILVIVGDGPLRATLQNTHTTDNVVWWGYESNLDTRVALLQEAEVFVLPSLVEGLSIALLEAMSSGCACLATDAGADGEVLADGAGIVLSTQGVTTQLRTLLPVLRDQPVLTAELGRRARERVLERYTLSRNIDALEELYSGLLAAPIAA; the protein is encoded by the coding sequence GTGGCCCACATCGCCTGGCTGGGAAAGAAATCACCGTTCTGCGGCAACGTCACCTATGGCTTGAGCACCACTGAGGCGCTTCGCCAGCGGGGGCATCAGACCAGCTTCATCCATTTCGACAACCCGGGTTCGCCTGGCAGCAGCAACACATCTCTGCTGGCCAATGACCCTGATGTCAGCCTGCCCTATCTGGTCAAATCGCAGGTCTACACCATCCCTTCGCCTCGGGCACAGCGTGAGCTGCGCGAGTCCCTCGAGCGCCTTCAACCGGATTTGGTGCACGCCAGCCTGACCCTGTCGCCCCTGGATTTCCGCCTGCCCGACCTCTGCCAGCAACTGGGGGTTCCGTTGGTGGCCACCTTCCATCCGGCGTTTGATGCTGGGCTACGCAACCTCACTGCGGGCACCCAACAGCTCACTTATCAGCTCTACGCCCCGGCACTGGCCCGCTACGACCGGGTGATTGTGTTCTCCGAGATCCAGGCCGATGTGCTGGCGCGACTCGGCGTACGAGAGGACAGGCTGGCGGTGATTCCCAATGGTGTGGATCAGGAGCAATGGGCTCCAGCCAGCCCGAGCATCGATGCGCTCCATCACGGAGGCCCTTCTGCACGAGGACTGTCGTCAGCAGGCCTGAGCGAACGCCAGAAGGTGCGGCAACAGTTGGGCAATCAGCGCATCTTTCTCTACATGGGGCGGGTGTCGACAGAAAAGAACGTCGAAGCCCTGCTCAAAGGTTGGAAGTTGGTCAATCCCGCCGGCTGCATATTGGTGATCGTGGGTGATGGCCCGCTGCGCGCCACCCTGCAAAACACCCACACGACCGACAACGTGGTGTGGTGGGGCTATGAATCCAACCTCGACACGCGCGTGGCGCTGCTGCAGGAAGCGGAGGTGTTTGTTCTACCCAGCCTTGTGGAGGGACTCTCGATTGCCCTGCTGGAGGCCATGTCCAGTGGCTGCGCCTGCCTGGCCACCGATGCCGGAGCCGACGGGGAAGTGCTGGCGGACGGCGCCGGCATCGTGCTCAGCACCCAAGGGGTGACAACGCAATTGCGCACCTTGCTGCCGGTTCTGCGGGACCAACCTGTGCTCACGGCAGAGCTGGGGCGCCGCGCCCGCGAGCGGGTGCTGGAGCGTTACACCCTCAGCCGCAACATCGACGCCCTTGAGGAGCTGTACAGCGGCCTGCTCGCCGCCCCCATAGCGGCCTGA
- a CDS encoding cell division protein SepF: MSLISRLRAVVAGDEYLDGDYDDLDYDTGEELEADHGASHAIGGALAPLDSGNPFGDSEPFSSSSSNVIGMPGISTNAAEVTLMEPRSFDEMPRAIQALRERKTVILNLTMMEPDQAQRAVDFVAGGTFAIDGHQERVGESIFLFAPSCVTVTNASQDEASAPTVVTKDVEQASAEASVAPAPAWGETSAAAL; this comes from the coding sequence GTGTCGCTGATTTCCCGCCTTCGTGCTGTTGTTGCTGGCGATGAGTATCTCGACGGTGATTACGACGATCTCGATTACGACACCGGCGAAGAGTTGGAAGCCGACCATGGCGCCAGCCATGCCATCGGAGGAGCGTTGGCCCCTCTCGATAGCGGCAATCCCTTTGGCGACAGCGAGCCGTTTTCTAGCAGCAGCTCCAATGTGATCGGCATGCCTGGCATCAGCACCAATGCTGCAGAGGTCACCCTGATGGAGCCCCGCAGCTTCGATGAGATGCCCCGTGCCATTCAGGCGCTGCGCGAGCGCAAAACAGTGATCCTCAACCTCACGATGATGGAGCCGGATCAGGCCCAGCGTGCGGTTGATTTCGTGGCCGGCGGCACCTTCGCCATTGATGGTCACCAGGAGCGGGTGGGTGAAAGCATTTTCCTGTTTGCGCCCAGTTGCGTCACGGTCACCAATGCCAGCCAGGACGAGGCTTCTGCCCCCACTGTGGTGACCAAGGATGTGGAGCAGGCTTCCGCTGAGGCCAGCGTCGCTCCCGCTCCGGCTTGGGGTGAAACCAGCGCTGCGGCACTCTGA
- the proC gene encoding pyrroline-5-carboxylate reductase: MTLSLGVIGLGRMAQALLLPLLEQNDPAAADVIAVVGQQATADRLAASLPGDLNLVSASDSRAAAAWTAPVQLLAIKPYQLDQVAASAPAVQGPEPPLLISVLAGITLERLEQSFPGRVCVRAVPNTPSLVRAGLTGLAWGQGVTDAHKQRVQAFFSPVSEVLELPEERLDVFLALTSSGPAYVAMMAEAMADGAVAVGMPRDQALHLANRTLAGTAALLHEQQLHPAQLKDMVASPGGTTMAAIRRLEQAGLRSALIEAVVAAAEHGRNLR, encoded by the coding sequence GTGACGCTTTCTCTTGGCGTGATTGGCCTGGGCCGCATGGCTCAGGCTTTGTTGTTGCCCCTCCTGGAGCAGAACGACCCTGCCGCGGCTGATGTGATCGCTGTGGTGGGTCAGCAAGCCACGGCGGATCGCCTGGCGGCATCGTTGCCTGGGGATCTCAACCTTGTGTCAGCGTCGGATTCCCGCGCCGCAGCGGCTTGGACGGCGCCCGTGCAGCTGCTGGCGATCAAGCCCTACCAACTGGACCAAGTGGCAGCGAGTGCACCTGCCGTGCAGGGACCAGAGCCACCCCTGCTGATTTCAGTCCTTGCGGGGATCACCCTTGAGCGGCTGGAACAGTCCTTCCCTGGGCGTGTCTGTGTTCGGGCCGTGCCCAACACCCCGTCTTTGGTGCGGGCAGGTCTCACCGGTTTGGCCTGGGGCCAGGGGGTGACGGACGCGCACAAGCAACGGGTGCAGGCGTTCTTCTCCCCCGTCAGCGAGGTGCTGGAGCTACCCGAGGAACGGCTTGATGTCTTTCTGGCCCTCACGTCATCGGGGCCGGCCTATGTGGCCATGATGGCTGAGGCCATGGCCGACGGTGCTGTGGCCGTTGGGATGCCCCGTGATCAGGCTCTGCACCTGGCCAATCGCACGCTGGCGGGCACCGCTGCTCTGTTGCACGAGCAACAACTTCATCCGGCCCAGCTCAAAGACATGGTGGCCTCCCCTGGAGGAACCACGATGGCCGCGATCCGTCGCCTGGAGCAGGCGGGTCTTCGATCCGCTCTGATCGAGGCTGTGGTGGCCGCGGCTGAGCATGGCCGCAACTTGCGCTGA